A genomic segment from Aegilops tauschii subsp. strangulata cultivar AL8/78 chromosome 1, Aet v6.0, whole genome shotgun sequence encodes:
- the LOC109751923 gene encoding pectin acetylesterase 5, translating to MPPSPAASAPASRHLRLWWRRRGRAGAVAATFAAALLAAALLLSLSYLASLPLAPATPSSSSALVGLTLLRRAEEKGALCLDGSAPGYHLQRGSGSGSQSWLIHLEGGGWCRNLKSCASRQKSMLGSSHYMERQVEFAGMLSDDEDQNPDFHNWNKVKIRYCDGASFSGNVKDELQNGTKFFFRGQRIWEAVMDELLVKGLRHAKQAFLTGCSAGGLATYIHCDGFRALLPKDSRVKCLADGGFFLDVEDISKQRTLRAFYSDVVRLQDLKRKFLHCSSSMDPGQCFFPREVVKDIRTPVFILNPAYDAWQVQHVLAPEASDPQHSWQDCRLDITKCSPEQLQILQGFREELHDAMREIKQKKDWGIFIDSCFIHCQTLNSVTWHSPSSPRVNNKTMAEAVGDWFFDRREVKELDCKYPCNPTCHNLVFSKPFKG from the exons ATGCCGCCGTCCCCGGCCGCGTCCGCCCCGGCGAGCCGCCACCTGCGCCTCTGGTGGCGCCGCCGCGGCCGGGCCGGCGCCGTCGCGGCCACCTTCGCCGCCGCGCTGCTCGCCGCGGCACTCCTCCTCTCGCTCTCCTACTTGGCCTCCCTGCCCCTcgcgcccgccaccccctcctcctcctccgccctcGTCGGCCTCACCCTCCTCCGCCGCGCCGAGGAGAAGGGCGCGC TGTGCTTGGACGGGAGCGCGCCGGGGTACCATCTGCAGAGAGGGTCAGGGAGTGGGTCTCAGAGCTGGCTCATCCACTTGGAG GGTGGAGGCTGGTGCCGAAATTTGAAGTCATGCGCTTCGCGCCAGAAATCGATGCTGGGTTCTTCCCATTACATGGAACGTCAGGTTGAGTTTGCTGGGATGTTGAGCGATGATGAAGATCAGAATCCAG ATTTTCACAACTGGAATAAAGTGAAGATAAGGTATTGTGATGGGGCATCATTTTCTGGGAACGTTAAGGACGAGTTGCAG AATGGCACAAAATTCTTTTTCAGAGGCCAGCGTATCTGGGAAGCAGTTATGGACGAACTTCTAGTGAAGGGGCTCAGACATGCTAAACAG GCTTTTCTAACAGGATGCTCTGCTGGTGGGTTAGCCACTTACATTCACTGTGATGGTTTTCGGGCACTGCTGCCAAAAGATTCTAGGGTTAAGTGTCTTGCGGATGGTGGTTTTTTCCTTGATGT AGAAGACATTTCCAAGCAAAGGACCTTGCGGGCTTTCTACAGTGACGTAGTCCGCCTTCAG GATCTGAAGAGGAAGTTTTTGCACTGCAGTTCAAGCATGGATCCAGGCCAG TGCTTCTTTCCTCGTGAAGTTGTTAAAGACATCAGGACACCAGTATTTATTCTTAATCCAGCATATGATGCCTGGCAG GTACAACATGTGTTGGCACCAGAAGCATCGGACCCTCAACATTCATGGCAAGACTGTAGGTTGGATATTACCAAGTGCAGTCCTGAGCAACTTCAAATACTCCAAG GTTTTAGGGAAGAGCTGCATGACGCGATGAGAGAAATCAAGCAGAAAAAGGACTGGGGTATTTTCATTGACTCCTGCTTTATACACTGCCAGACGTTGAACTCTGTGACTTGGCACTCTCCATCTTCTCCTAGAGTCAACAACAAG ACCATGGCAGAAGCAGTTGGAGACTGGTTCTTTGACAGGAGAGAGGTGAAGGAACTAGATTGCAAATATCCGTGCAACCCAACGTGCCACAACTTGGTTTTTTCCAAGCCCTTCAAGGGATAA